A single genomic interval of Rosistilla ulvae harbors:
- a CDS encoding MDR family NADPH-dependent oxidoreductase, whose product MKQIRFEKFGPPSQVAKCVTVDAVGEPSAWEVVVDIEAFPINPADLATLAGRYGSLPKLPAAIGMEAVGRVARCGEAVKDLQVGDRVMVTANNNWAQQRKVPAAAVHKLPADGDLHQFALMKVNPATALLLLEHDGQLKPKDWLIQNAPLSSVGRCIMQIARVQGLRTINVVRRPESIDHVKRFGGDVAVVDGPQLEQRVREAIKNQPLRLGLDAVAGTSTSRLAACLSEGSTIVNYGMLSGEECSVGGDQLIFRGIRLEGFWLSKRLNRMTLPQRTALYDAISEMIARKTLQFEVDSSFAMDEIAAALARAEEPGRSGKVIVSVAGQSA is encoded by the coding sequence ATGAAACAGATTCGATTTGAAAAATTTGGCCCGCCAAGCCAAGTCGCCAAATGCGTGACCGTCGATGCGGTGGGGGAACCGTCGGCGTGGGAGGTGGTTGTCGACATCGAAGCGTTCCCGATCAACCCAGCCGACCTGGCGACATTGGCGGGCCGCTACGGATCGCTTCCCAAATTGCCCGCCGCGATCGGGATGGAAGCTGTCGGACGGGTGGCGCGGTGCGGCGAAGCTGTCAAAGATTTGCAAGTCGGCGACCGCGTGATGGTGACCGCCAACAACAACTGGGCTCAACAGCGAAAGGTCCCCGCCGCGGCCGTGCACAAATTGCCTGCCGACGGGGATCTGCATCAGTTTGCGTTGATGAAAGTGAATCCGGCGACGGCGCTACTGTTGTTAGAGCACGATGGTCAATTGAAGCCCAAGGATTGGTTGATTCAGAACGCGCCGCTATCGAGCGTCGGTCGCTGCATCATGCAGATCGCGCGGGTCCAAGGACTGCGGACGATCAATGTCGTACGACGCCCCGAATCGATCGACCACGTCAAACGTTTCGGTGGCGATGTCGCGGTTGTCGACGGGCCCCAGTTGGAACAACGCGTCCGCGAAGCGATCAAGAACCAACCCTTGCGACTGGGACTCGATGCTGTCGCCGGAACAAGCACCAGTCGCTTGGCCGCGTGTCTTAGCGAAGGATCAACGATCGTCAACTATGGAATGCTGTCGGGCGAGGAGTGTAGCGTCGGCGGCGACCAGTTGATCTTCCGCGGCATCCGCCTGGAGGGCTTCTGGCTTTCCAAGCGTTTGAATCGCATGACCTTGCCACAGCGAACGGCACTCTACGACGCGATCAGCGAGATGATCGCACGAAAGACGCTGCAATTCGAAGTCGATTCGTCCTTCGCGATGGATGAGATCGCCGCCGCGCTGGCTCGCGCCGAAGAACCGGGCCGCAGTGGCAAAGTGATCGTTTCGGTCGCCGGACAATCCGCCTGA
- a CDS encoding MBL fold metallo-hydrolase, with amino-acid sequence MQRTQRLPTSEEAAKSQHHADAAPTTVEAVRAIDAIAPATGTAGQVAEGVWWIRLPVAAGPGHVNVYALQDRDGIVLVDTGTNAPQTLQALTEALRFLKSSCGTVRRVVMTHHHPDHIGLAGWFAEQGAEIVATRGTLAVARRMLHDKTLLRTPEEIDFAVLSGMKDLELAAFIRRPKRRYADAVAMLPNATSVIADGETLQIGRRCWRAIVGNGHAVDHLTLCSNDGLVISGDQILPGMSTNLNVPADHPNLDPIAAWRYTCRRIGERIDDRSICLPGHHTPFTGIAIRSRQMIASQEAVASRLLEHLQRPRTAIDCLAAIYRRTLSLAERTLLFPEAVGYMNHLATRGEVVGLPRGKTIVWQKQRRPRGDAIRRDASQTISRLYNFSSEVDETR; translated from the coding sequence ATGCAAAGAACCCAACGCCTGCCGACATCCGAAGAAGCTGCCAAATCGCAGCACCATGCCGACGCTGCGCCCACGACGGTGGAAGCAGTTCGCGCGATCGACGCCATCGCTCCCGCAACCGGTACCGCGGGGCAGGTCGCCGAAGGCGTCTGGTGGATTCGTCTGCCCGTTGCTGCGGGTCCGGGGCATGTCAATGTCTATGCGTTGCAAGATCGCGATGGCATCGTGTTGGTCGACACCGGAACCAACGCGCCGCAAACACTGCAGGCTTTGACGGAGGCACTTCGATTTTTAAAATCAAGCTGCGGCACGGTTCGCCGCGTTGTGATGACGCACCACCATCCCGATCACATCGGGCTGGCGGGCTGGTTCGCCGAGCAAGGAGCCGAGATCGTGGCGACGCGAGGCACCCTCGCCGTGGCGCGTCGCATGTTGCACGACAAGACGTTGCTGCGGACGCCCGAAGAGATCGATTTTGCGGTACTATCCGGCATGAAGGATCTGGAATTGGCTGCCTTCATCCGACGTCCCAAGCGACGGTATGCCGATGCGGTGGCTATGTTGCCCAACGCGACCAGCGTCATCGCCGACGGGGAAACCTTACAAATTGGAAGACGTTGCTGGAGAGCCATCGTTGGCAACGGGCACGCGGTCGATCACCTGACGCTCTGCTCCAACGACGGGCTGGTGATCAGCGGCGATCAGATCTTGCCCGGTATGTCGACGAACCTGAACGTTCCCGCGGACCACCCCAATCTGGATCCCATCGCCGCCTGGCGATACACCTGCCGCCGTATTGGAGAACGGATCGACGACCGATCGATCTGCCTGCCCGGACACCACACTCCGTTCACGGGAATCGCGATTCGATCTCGGCAGATGATCGCCAGCCAAGAAGCGGTCGCGTCTCGGTTGCTGGAACATTTGCAGCGTCCTCGGACGGCGATCGATTGCCTGGCGGCGATCTATCGACGGACGTTAAGCCTTGCAGAACGAACGCTGCTGTTCCCCGAAGCGGTCGGCTACATGAACCATCTGGCCACCCGTGGCGAGGTCGTTGGCCTGCCGCGTGGCAAAACGATCGTCTGGCAAAAACAGCGTCGCCCGCGCGGTGATGCGATCCGGCGTGATGCCTCGCAGACAATCTCGCGTCTGTACAACTTCTCTTCCGAGGTCGATGAAACCCGATGA
- a CDS encoding DUF1559 domain-containing protein gives MRIMDTRAQNRGFTLVELLVVIAVIGILVGLLLPAVQSAREAARRMQCSNNLKQIGLALHNYHDSVRSFPPGSLYGDDEYGWACMILPQLELSTLYDQIDFTAQAPDVALKLQVGVTDQVVSTYICPTNSMSLMHSPYQSDTQGGHARNDYSGSLGSGGGSITGMFGKIGTTYRTTKIRDVLDGTSNTIAVGEAYTEFQRQIDGPSHSNSQDFKVWIGTNNQHQNVVAEAGIAHVLNGTRDDSFASQHPGGVQFSFADGSVSFVSENIDMVTFGRLADKADGEVVQRP, from the coding sequence ATGCGAATCATGGACACGCGAGCACAAAATCGCGGCTTCACCCTCGTCGAACTGCTAGTCGTGATTGCCGTTATTGGAATCTTGGTTGGCCTGCTGCTGCCTGCCGTGCAAAGCGCACGCGAAGCCGCACGGCGGATGCAATGCAGCAATAATCTCAAGCAAATCGGCCTTGCCTTGCACAATTACCACGATTCGGTTCGCTCATTCCCGCCGGGAAGTCTCTACGGTGACGACGAATACGGTTGGGCCTGCATGATCCTGCCGCAACTGGAGCTAAGCACCCTCTACGATCAGATCGATTTTACAGCGCAAGCGCCGGACGTGGCGCTCAAGCTGCAGGTTGGCGTCACGGATCAGGTGGTCAGCACCTATATCTGCCCGACAAATTCAATGTCGTTGATGCACAGCCCCTACCAGTCGGATACTCAGGGCGGTCATGCACGCAACGATTACAGCGGCAGCTTGGGATCGGGAGGCGGTTCGATCACGGGAATGTTTGGAAAGATCGGGACCACCTATCGCACAACGAAGATTCGCGACGTGCTCGATGGCACCAGCAATACGATCGCTGTGGGCGAAGCCTATACCGAATTCCAACGCCAGATCGACGGCCCATCGCACAGCAACTCGCAAGACTTCAAAGTCTGGATCGGTACCAATAACCAGCACCAGAACGTCGTCGCCGAAGCGGGGATCGCGCACGTGTTGAACGGAACGCGCGACGACTCCTTTGCTAGCCAACATCCCGGCGGTGTGCAATTTAGCTTTGCCGATGGTTCGGTGTCTTTCGTTTCGGAAAACATCGATATGGTCACCTTTGGCCGTCTGGCCGACAAAGCGGATGGAGAAGTCGTTCAGCGACCGTAA
- a CDS encoding phytoene desaturase family protein: MKNEQTDRYDAIIIGSGLGGLATASLLAQMAGKRVLVLERHSKLGGFTHCFRRKHHEWDTGVHYVGEMQYGSQTRQVMDFVTGGGIQWNSLGDPFEHFVFPQETFDLPDNQPDILAALVKRFPDEQAALEQYFRDIQKMRDWMVRWYVGKTLPDWMASLLTMFRRRMATMNTGEYLAKQFRDPFLRAVIAAQWPDFGTPPSDSSFAFHGIVSGDFLNGGYFPAGGGTVLAEHTKKVIEDRGGTCLINRSVKNILIENGKATGVVAIHKEKEVTYRAPIVISNAGGVITFGKLCPEGHGIRERKRIARMTPGPSVNVLYLGLKEDPRKHGFDAGNYWLYARTDHNLEADPNNPEQVDGCYFGFGSLRNPGQEPHTAQIISFSEDRHWSRWDNTKWKRRGEDYEQKKAATAEALLDHVELFFSGFRELIDYQELSTPLTVKTFTDHWHGTIYGSVCNQHRLYRDRWPVKTSVKNLYLTGSDVGIPGVNGALMSGVMTAGTLLAPLGLGVARIMMRAEREHKQRAKQTADTSPSTAGAVTTIDRKEEVSV, translated from the coding sequence ATGAAAAACGAACAGACAGATCGATACGATGCCATCATCATCGGTTCGGGCTTGGGCGGACTGGCGACCGCCAGCCTGTTGGCGCAGATGGCTGGAAAACGCGTGCTGGTGTTGGAACGCCACTCAAAGCTGGGTGGCTTTACGCACTGCTTCCGCCGCAAGCATCACGAATGGGATACCGGAGTCCACTACGTCGGCGAGATGCAATATGGATCGCAAACCCGCCAGGTGATGGACTTTGTCACCGGCGGCGGGATTCAATGGAACTCGCTGGGCGATCCCTTCGAACACTTCGTCTTTCCTCAAGAGACGTTTGATCTCCCGGACAACCAGCCCGATATTCTCGCAGCGCTCGTGAAACGTTTCCCCGACGAACAAGCTGCGTTGGAACAATACTTCCGCGACATTCAAAAGATGCGCGACTGGATGGTCCGTTGGTACGTCGGCAAGACGCTGCCCGATTGGATGGCGTCGCTGTTGACGATGTTTCGACGCCGGATGGCGACGATGAACACGGGAGAATATCTAGCCAAGCAATTCCGGGATCCGTTTCTCCGCGCGGTGATCGCAGCTCAGTGGCCCGACTTTGGGACGCCGCCGTCGGACAGCAGCTTCGCCTTTCATGGGATCGTCAGCGGCGACTTCCTCAACGGCGGCTACTTTCCCGCCGGCGGTGGAACGGTGCTGGCGGAGCATACAAAAAAAGTGATCGAAGACCGTGGTGGAACCTGTTTGATCAATCGGTCGGTGAAAAACATCCTGATCGAAAATGGGAAAGCGACAGGTGTTGTGGCGATTCATAAAGAGAAGGAAGTGACCTACCGAGCACCGATCGTGATCTCGAACGCTGGTGGCGTGATCACGTTTGGGAAACTGTGCCCCGAAGGGCATGGCATCCGCGAGCGTAAACGCATCGCGCGAATGACGCCTGGCCCATCGGTCAACGTCTTGTACTTGGGGCTGAAAGAGGATCCGCGGAAGCATGGCTTCGACGCCGGCAACTATTGGTTGTACGCGCGGACCGACCACAACTTGGAAGCCGATCCGAACAATCCCGAACAGGTCGATGGATGTTACTTCGGTTTCGGTTCGCTGCGCAATCCAGGACAGGAACCGCACACCGCGCAGATCATCAGCTTCAGCGAGGACCGACACTGGTCGCGGTGGGACAACACGAAATGGAAGCGTCGCGGCGAGGACTACGAACAGAAGAAAGCCGCGACGGCCGAGGCGTTACTGGATCACGTGGAGCTGTTTTTTTCCGGCTTTCGCGAGCTGATCGACTACCAAGAACTCTCCACTCCGTTAACCGTAAAAACCTTTACCGACCACTGGCACGGCACGATCTACGGCAGCGTTTGCAATCAACATCGACTGTATCGCGACCGCTGGCCAGTGAAGACATCGGTCAAGAATCTGTATCTGACCGGCAGCGATGTGGGAATTCCAGGTGTCAACGGTGCGCTGATGTCAGGCGTGATGACAGCCGGAACCTTACTGGCCCCGCTGGGACTTGGTGTCGCGCGGATCATGATGCGCGCCGAACGGGAACACAAGCAGCGAGCAAAGCAGACGGCCGACACATCACCATCGACAGCTGGTGCTGTTACAACCATCGATCGCAAGGAAGAGGTGAGCGTCTGA
- a CDS encoding metallophosphoesterase yields MSDVRLWASGATLVNLASVIAIMTASLFGNLSSLDAAEKAPAVVKAFVWDYLDPWTNRVGASQLLTEAGFEVHPLPKASSPWGLSGLVFIGSFASEDPAYQPYMKKYAKDLYKFVDDGNVLVQMTQADQTEDRPPFLPTTLEARRCDVDSGKMHVLSEGHTLAQGFAKTDGSAQLTGDRLGWETFDRHGGFEVVISSDAYASHPILMEGAYGQGRIVLAAMHFDKRIDADGKPSAEEHLDRLGQQFAKNLLQHVQDVEARRAVPIQVTPAPRVQGSFIEGSWTLALLPDTQVYSVRFPGLFSAQTAWLRAHAKQRNIQYVLHLGDITNNNTRKEWERAAESMQLLDGHVPYAIVGGNHDYGPSGDASTRDTLLNEYFPYEKTAAMPGFGGAFEAGKLDNTYHLFEAGGQKWIVLALEWGPRDETIAWANDVMTKHPDHKGILVTHAYLFSNSRRYDATDKVNPNHWNPHHYRTPGGVNDGQELWDKLVRKHNFVFTFNGHVLNDGTGYRADPNDTGQLVHQMLANYQMRELGGEAYLRLLEFDPDGNTVHVLAYSPLHDRYMLEQDQSFTIRLDQAPAEQPEMKDSAPSQPKDQAASAALVPTE; encoded by the coding sequence ATGTCCGACGTCCGTCTTTGGGCCAGCGGAGCCACCTTGGTAAATCTAGCGAGTGTTATTGCGATCATGACTGCCAGCCTTTTTGGGAATCTGTCTTCCCTCGATGCCGCAGAAAAAGCCCCTGCTGTTGTCAAAGCGTTTGTCTGGGACTATCTCGATCCATGGACCAACCGCGTTGGAGCGTCCCAGTTGTTGACCGAAGCCGGATTCGAGGTCCATCCCTTGCCAAAGGCCAGTTCTCCCTGGGGCCTCTCGGGGCTGGTTTTTATCGGTAGCTTTGCCAGCGAAGACCCCGCCTACCAACCCTACATGAAGAAGTACGCCAAAGACCTCTATAAATTCGTCGACGACGGCAATGTCCTGGTCCAAATGACGCAGGCCGATCAGACCGAAGATCGCCCTCCGTTTCTACCCACAACGCTGGAAGCGCGGCGGTGCGATGTGGATTCGGGGAAGATGCACGTGCTCTCCGAAGGCCACACGCTCGCGCAAGGGTTTGCCAAAACCGACGGCTCTGCTCAACTGACCGGCGACCGCCTGGGGTGGGAGACGTTTGATCGGCACGGGGGATTTGAAGTCGTGATCAGTTCCGACGCTTACGCCAGCCACCCGATCTTGATGGAAGGGGCCTACGGCCAGGGGCGGATTGTGCTCGCGGCGATGCACTTCGATAAGCGAATCGACGCCGACGGCAAGCCTTCCGCCGAAGAACATCTCGATCGGCTGGGGCAACAGTTTGCCAAGAACCTGCTGCAACACGTCCAGGATGTCGAAGCCCGTCGTGCCGTTCCGATCCAGGTCACGCCGGCACCTCGCGTTCAAGGCAGCTTTATCGAGGGCTCCTGGACTTTGGCCCTACTGCCCGACACACAAGTCTACTCGGTCCGCTTCCCGGGTTTGTTTTCAGCTCAGACAGCTTGGCTGCGTGCTCATGCGAAACAACGCAACATTCAATACGTTCTGCACCTGGGTGACATCACCAACAACAACACCAGAAAGGAATGGGAGAGAGCGGCCGAATCGATGCAATTGCTCGACGGCCACGTCCCCTATGCGATCGTTGGTGGCAATCACGATTACGGCCCTTCGGGCGACGCATCGACGCGCGACACGCTGTTGAATGAGTATTTTCCTTACGAAAAAACAGCCGCGATGCCAGGGTTTGGCGGAGCCTTCGAAGCGGGAAAGCTTGACAACACGTACCATCTGTTCGAAGCGGGAGGTCAAAAGTGGATCGTCCTGGCGTTGGAATGGGGGCCGCGCGACGAGACGATCGCATGGGCTAACGATGTGATGACCAAGCATCCCGATCACAAAGGGATCCTTGTGACCCACGCCTACCTCTTCTCGAACTCTCGTCGCTACGATGCGACCGACAAGGTAAATCCCAATCACTGGAATCCGCACCACTACCGAACTCCCGGTGGCGTCAACGACGGCCAGGAATTGTGGGACAAATTGGTTCGCAAGCACAACTTTGTCTTCACCTTCAACGGCCATGTGCTCAACGACGGAACGGGCTATCGCGCCGACCCCAACGACACCGGCCAGCTGGTCCACCAAATGTTGGCGAACTACCAGATGCGAGAACTTGGCGGCGAAGCCTACCTGCGGCTGTTGGAATTCGATCCCGATGGCAATACGGTGCACGTGCTCGCGTACAGTCCGCTGCACGACCGCTACATGCTCGAGCAAGATCAATCGTTTACGATCCGATTGGACCAAGCTCCGGCGGAACAACCCGAGATGAAAGATTCGGCTCCCAGTCAACCCAAAGACCAAGCCGCTTCGGCAGCATTGGTTCCAACGGAGTGA
- a CDS encoding HTTM domain-containing protein: protein MGRLFSPQSIAPLVLFRIFFGGMMLYHLYCMTIDHWIHFFYVLPDFHFTYPGFEWVKPWPGDGMYYHVAVMGIAAAGITVGLFYRCSAVAFFLGYTHLFLIEKALYQNHCYLICLLSGLMIVIPAHRAGSLDAYFGIVRQSNAAPTWALWLLRLQLGIPYFYGGLAKLNYDWLHSQPLTLWLARRHDAPLVGSLLTNEQAPFLFSYGGILLDLLIVPALLWRPTRPLAYLAALCFHLMNALLWDIGIFPWFMIGATLIFFPAESLRKLFRFPPIDVQSDPPPRSTTRLQKLQLAGLALFCSWQLLLPFRHYLYPGDVSWSEEGHHFAWHMMLREKDVGIRFYVVDPSSGERGLIRVEDFLNERQLSRMGKDADMVIDFVHHVRDHYLELQDRKLEIYVLNLAALNGRKAQLLMDPTIDYAAVERQWAPQPWIVPLSEPFRSEGWTAPLDQWETVLDLDLPAVMQIRPQVQRRRTDKP from the coding sequence GTGGGGCGACTCTTCTCGCCTCAGTCGATCGCCCCGCTGGTTCTGTTCCGCATCTTCTTTGGCGGGATGATGCTGTATCACCTCTACTGCATGACGATCGACCACTGGATCCATTTCTTCTACGTCTTGCCCGATTTCCATTTCACCTATCCCGGTTTTGAGTGGGTTAAGCCGTGGCCTGGGGATGGGATGTACTACCATGTTGCCGTGATGGGGATTGCGGCCGCAGGGATTACCGTCGGGCTATTTTATCGCTGCAGCGCGGTCGCCTTTTTCTTGGGCTACACCCACCTGTTTCTGATTGAAAAGGCGCTATATCAAAACCATTGCTACCTGATCTGCCTGCTCAGCGGCCTGATGATCGTGATCCCCGCACACCGCGCCGGGTCGCTCGATGCCTACTTTGGAATTGTCCGGCAGTCGAACGCGGCGCCAACTTGGGCGCTGTGGTTGTTGCGTCTGCAGCTGGGCATCCCCTATTTCTATGGTGGCTTGGCAAAGCTGAATTACGACTGGTTGCACTCGCAGCCACTCACGCTCTGGCTGGCCCGGCGGCACGACGCGCCCCTCGTCGGCAGTTTGTTGACAAACGAACAGGCCCCGTTCCTGTTCTCCTACGGCGGCATCTTGCTCGACCTGCTTATTGTCCCTGCACTGCTGTGGCGACCAACGCGACCGTTGGCCTATCTCGCAGCACTCTGTTTTCACCTGATGAACGCGTTGCTCTGGGACATCGGGATCTTTCCATGGTTCATGATCGGCGCGACGTTGATCTTCTTCCCGGCGGAGAGCCTGCGGAAGCTGTTTCGGTTTCCACCGATCGATGTACAATCCGACCCGCCGCCGCGATCGACGACACGTTTACAGAAGCTTCAATTGGCGGGGCTCGCGTTGTTTTGCAGCTGGCAATTGTTGCTGCCGTTTCGACATTATCTCTACCCAGGCGATGTCAGCTGGTCCGAGGAAGGGCACCATTTCGCCTGGCACATGATGTTGCGCGAGAAGGATGTAGGGATTCGCTTCTACGTCGTCGATCCTTCCTCTGGCGAGCGCGGTTTGATTCGGGTCGAAGACTTTCTGAACGAGCGACAGTTGAGTCGGATGGGAAAAGACGCCGACATGGTAATCGATTTTGTCCACCATGTTCGTGATCACTATCTCGAACTGCAGGACCGAAAGCTGGAGATCTACGTCCTTAATCTCGCCGCATTGAACGGCCGCAAGGCGCAACTGCTGATGGACCCGACGATCGATTACGCTGCGGTCGAGCGCCAATGGGCTCCGCAGCCTTGGATTGTTCCACTATCGGAACCTTTCCGATCGGAAGGTTGGACTGCGCCGTTGGATCAGTGGGAGACCGTGCTCGATTTGGACCTGCCTGCAGTAATGCAAATTCGGCCTCAAGTGCAGCGCCGTCGCACAGACAAGCCCTAA
- a CDS encoding MurR/RpiR family transcriptional regulator, with amino-acid sequence MSTPAAQSSSYPDESWRKKFRRLHGELTNAEQRAGEYFEKHPESAYHSITEVVAISGIGYGTVIRFCQKLGCKGFQDFKLMLATDEAVNVRAERDPNDRQGSEVERRLKNDLSETLRLLDDHDLQLAAERLLACRVVQIVGVASSAPLVTGLAWKLVRIGIDARPSTEGYVMAVNATLLDESDVLIAISSSGATKDILHAASVAETQQATVIALTNFPNSPLSQIADISLITTANRDPIKAEIPSIIAGEAVAEMLLDRLLTLAPERLDHILQSSKAVSDRKL; translated from the coding sequence ATGAGTACCCCTGCCGCCCAAAGCTCCTCCTACCCCGATGAATCCTGGCGGAAGAAGTTTCGTCGCCTGCATGGCGAACTGACCAACGCAGAACAGCGGGCTGGCGAATATTTCGAGAAGCATCCCGAGTCGGCATACCATTCGATCACCGAAGTCGTTGCGATCAGTGGGATCGGATACGGAACCGTGATTCGTTTTTGCCAGAAGCTGGGCTGCAAGGGCTTTCAAGACTTCAAGCTGATGCTGGCAACCGACGAAGCGGTCAACGTGCGCGCCGAACGCGATCCGAACGATCGCCAGGGGAGCGAGGTTGAGCGACGGCTGAAGAACGATCTCAGTGAAACCCTGAGACTGCTGGACGACCACGACTTGCAATTGGCGGCCGAGCGTCTGCTGGCCTGCCGAGTTGTTCAAATCGTGGGTGTTGCCAGCTCTGCACCGTTGGTGACAGGATTGGCCTGGAAGCTCGTCCGGATTGGTATCGACGCCCGCCCATCGACCGAAGGGTATGTGATGGCGGTCAACGCGACGCTGCTCGACGAATCGGATGTCCTCATCGCGATCAGTTCATCGGGCGCGACGAAGGACATCCTGCACGCGGCGAGCGTTGCCGAAACACAGCAGGCAACGGTGATCGCCCTCACAAATTTCCCCAACTCACCGCTCAGTCAAATAGCGGATATTTCGCTGATCACCACCGCAAATCGCGACCCGATCAAGGCCGAGATCCCGTCGATCATCGCGGGGGAAGCTGTCGCAGAGATGCTCCTGGACCGACTGCTCACCCTCGCCCCGGAACGCCTCGATCACATTCTCCAATCCTCCAAAGCCGTATCGGATCGAAAGCTCTAA
- a CDS encoding leucine-rich repeat domain-containing protein, with product MSSEASLGVNAPRRRNLVAATLILLPCFVGGGWAFQAFYGGMPRGERRAVAALNQLAPVDVTTNDSGSVIALKANSPALTDAAAPYLAKLHFLQRIDLNQSGVGDGAMAAISELPELKSIYLNQTGVTSKGIAALASCGTIEELTLSQCPIDDEALVAIAKMKHLKLLDLSKTAITNTGMSHLETLTRLHTLYLRETSVTGDGFAMLRNSSELRLVDLGDSQIDQATIEALRFFPRLDRLHLGHTMLTDTMLPEFLEILIDSCPELRGLAIQQTPLSDVAVEPLKRLAELPNLAVVDLRDTKITKSAYLQLTQAVPEVNFTASYSIED from the coding sequence ATGTCCTCTGAAGCTAGCCTTGGCGTGAACGCGCCGCGCCGTCGAAACCTTGTTGCTGCAACGCTAATCTTGTTGCCATGCTTCGTTGGAGGTGGCTGGGCATTTCAGGCCTTCTATGGCGGCATGCCACGAGGTGAACGCCGAGCTGTCGCCGCACTGAATCAACTGGCGCCGGTTGATGTCACAACGAACGACTCGGGTTCGGTGATAGCGTTGAAAGCCAATTCACCAGCGTTGACCGACGCCGCAGCACCCTATCTGGCAAAGCTGCATTTTCTGCAACGAATCGATCTCAACCAGAGTGGCGTTGGCGACGGGGCAATGGCGGCGATCAGCGAACTGCCGGAGCTGAAGTCGATCTACCTCAACCAGACGGGCGTAACATCCAAGGGGATTGCCGCGTTAGCCAGTTGTGGGACGATCGAAGAATTGACCCTGTCGCAATGCCCCATCGATGACGAAGCGCTCGTTGCGATCGCAAAAATGAAACACTTGAAACTGCTGGATCTTAGCAAAACAGCGATCACCAACACGGGAATGTCTCACCTGGAAACACTCACTCGATTGCATACCCTCTACTTGCGGGAAACCTCGGTTACAGGCGATGGTTTCGCGATGCTACGGAATTCGTCGGAACTAAGATTGGTGGATCTTGGCGATTCGCAAATCGACCAAGCAACGATCGAGGCGCTGCGATTCTTTCCACGGCTGGACAGACTGCATTTGGGGCATACGATGCTGACCGATACGATGCTTCCTGAGTTCTTAGAAATACTGATCGATTCGTGCCCCGAATTGCGTGGGCTGGCGATTCAACAGACGCCATTGTCCGACGTCGCGGTTGAGCCGCTGAAACGATTGGCTGAGCTTCCCAACCTGGCGGTGGTCGACTTGCGCGACACAAAGATTACCAAGTCGGCGTACCTACAGTTAACCCAAGCGGTTCCCGAAGTGAATTTCACCGCGTCATACTCCATCGAAGACTAA